The uncultured Paludibaculum sp. sequence TCGATCGACGCGAGCATTCCCAAGCTGGACGTCAGCCCGGTTGAGGAGAATCTGGCCGGACCCGTACCCATAAACGCCCTACGGTGGAACGACGCCCAGCGCCGACGTCCAGCCCAGGATCACTCCCCCTTTCCGGCGACTTGCCGGGAATAGTCCTCCGCTGTGGCGAGCCGTTCCTTGTCATCCCCACTCAGTAGTGATATCGGGCCTGAAGGAAATCGATCGTCTCGTCGGCAACGCGGTACACGAGCCGGTGCTCCTGAGTGACGCGCCGCGACCAACAGCCGGCGAGGACATGTTTCAGCGGTTCAGGCTTTCCAGGCCCCTCGAATGGATCCCGCATGACCGCCTCAACCAGATCGAGGATTCGGACGGCAACTCCGCGTTCGCTCTTCACCCAGTATCGAAGGTCCTGAACGAACTCGGGTTGAAATGTGGCGACCCGCTTAGGTTGCCTCTTCACTGAGCATCTCTTTTCGCAGGGTACTTGGCGGGCTAGCCTTGACCCGCCCTGCCTTGGCCCGGCGAAGCGCCGTCATTAGGCGGCGCGCGTTCCGGGGGGAACGAAGCAGATGCGCGGTCTCCATGAGCCCGGCGAGCTCGGCAGCCGGAATGAGGGCGACATCAGGTGCCCCTCGCCGTCGAATGATTACAGTATCCTGCTGATCAATAACCTGGTCGAGCACGGTGGCCAGATTCTCGCGGAGGCTGGTATAGGTCGTTTCGCTCGGCATGGATCCTCGAATACATTGTACAGGATTCCTGTACGTTCCCGTTGTACCAATTGCGCGAAGCGCCGGCACGTCCGATCGGGAACGGACCGCCTGCCGTCACCGGTTGCTGGCTGGCCTATCGTTCCCTTCGGCGACAGGGTGGGACCTTCGTGCGGCACGCTGTGGCGTCACGCGGTCCAGTGGCGCGCACGAAACGACCGTGCTGGAACGTGAACACCGCGTCATAGTGGTCGCCCCGCATCCGCGAGCCCTGGCCCAGCGGCGCCCTTTCTACCGTGATGCTCATGTCCCGGTACAGCAGGCGTTTGAGGAAGACCAGAAAGTACTCGTCCTTGGCGAACGAATCACCTACGAACAGCACCCGTGCGCCGTGGGGGAGGCTGAGCCGCAGAACAATCAATTCCTCAGCGAGCTGCCGCGAAGGTGGCTGTTCGCTTTCGAAGGTACTGAGCATCTTCACGCTCTCCCGCCGATGGCGGGGGGGGGCAAGGAACGCCGCGAGCAGGATGGGCAGCGCCACTACGGATGCGATCTGCAGCCGCTCCGCCTGGATGCCTCTTGCCCTTGCCAGGCGGAGAAGCCGACTCGCGAGAAGTCTTCGTACCATGACCAGCAGCAGGGCCGCGTAGAGTGACCAGCCGACCATCGGGAGGTACAGAAAGGACGCCGCGTAGTGGGCGATGAAGGCCACAGGCAGCAGGATTACGAGCAGAAAGCACCAGGCAAACAACGAAGGCCGGCTGCGCTTCCATAGGGCGAGCGCCAGCATCCCCAATAGAAGTTGTATCGTATTTGGGTCGCTGGAGCCGTCAACAACTAAAGAAAGCAAGATACTGGAATCCGCAGTGACGAACTGCTCGGAGTATAATTCATAGTAATGGACCTGAACGTCCCTAATTTCGACCGCACCGCCATGGGAATCGTGAATGTCGCAGTACGGGTGCTCGCATTGATGAAATACTCCGAGCAGTTCTTCGTGCAGGGTGAGCACCCATGACTAGGCGAGCCCTTTGGATCACGGTCGCGATACCTGTGTCGATGATTGTCCTATTCCTGTTCCATTTTCGCTACGAATTCATGGATGATGCGATCGAGCCCGCGATCAGGAAGGGCACGGTGTACTGCTCTCAGACGAAGTTGCAGCCAGTCAGGAAGGGCGAGCCGCTACGGGTAAGTTTCTGGAGGGCGAATGAAACCTTCCGAGTGGGCCGCGACCGAGGTGGCCAAGAGTGGATTTTCGGGATGGAAGGCGAGCACGTTGAGTTCACTGGCGATGAAGGTCGGCGTGTGCCTGTCTACTATTGGTTTCGAGTCACTTCCGATAGAGTCGCCAAGGTACTGTTTGACGGCGAGGGAACCGATCGAACAATCGAAGAGACACACCCTCATGATCCATTTCGAGACAATGGAGAGGACATCATCGGAAAGATCCGCAGCGAGCCACGTTGGCACCCGCTCCACTGGTTGGACCCATCGTTCAAGCGAGAGGCACTGTATCTGGATCTTGACGGGCGCACGTATCATTCCGACCAGAGTGGCGGCTGGGGATGGCCTCGCTATTCGCCTGACAAGAGTTTCATGTACATCACTGGCGGTTTTGGCAGCGCACCTGGGTATGATGGCGGCGAAGGGCGGACTACCGTGGAGGTCTTCCGCACCCGAGACCAACAACGAATCGTCTACATCGATATCCTGCGCCGGCACGCTACGGGTGGGTTTGCGTTGCCCGTGATGAGATGGCTCTCGGACACTGACGTTCTTTTGCTATCGGGGTTGGTTGCCAATGAGTGCCTATTCTGCCGGCTCGAAAAGTGAGGTGGGTACGACCAAGGGACGTCCTGCCCGACGATTGCTTGCCCTGGCTCCTCGGGTGTCTTGCTCTCGAGAACCCTGCTGGGACAACGGCTCAGTCAATTGGGGTTGAGTTCACCTTCAGGATGCCGTCGGGCTGAATCAGGTACTCGGTGATGACGTGGAACGGAGCCTTCAGCGTCCGATAGTAGCGGTCGGGGTCGAGCCGATGAATCTTGATCGCTGAGCCCGTCACTGACACGTCGGCGCCATCGAGGACGTCCTCCAGTTCATCGTCTGGCCTCCAAACTGTGCGGAAGTGGCCTCCTCCAAAAGCATAGATGCGCACCCGGCGCCGGTGCGGTCCATTGCCCGCCTGATACCCGTAGCAGAGGAACCACGACTCCCCACTGACCGGAGCCGGAATATCAAGAACAAAGAGGCTGAACCCATCCAAGTCCTCGCCAGTGGCCGCTACGAGGCTGAGCGTGTCATCGACATTCGCGTATGCTCGCAGCGCTACTGCCGGGTCATCCAGCGCCTGATTGCCTCGTTTTAGCGCATAAGCCACAAAGAGCCGCTGTTCGACCGTCCCTGTTCCCTCGACCTTAACGAAGGGAGGCCCACCATAGCCCTTTTCGAACCGATGATTCAGAAGAAGATCGTCCAGCGCGGTCCGGACTGCCGGAGCGTCCGGCCGTGGTCCCGAGAAAGCAACCTGGAGGTATTGATCGATCGCTCCTTGCAGTTGGCGAGTTAGTTCTTGCCGTTTTGCCGTGCCCGAGTTACTCAGCCACTGCCCGGTCCTCAAGGCGGTCGATAGCCGGCGAATGTGCGCCGCCGAGGCCTGCCTGCGGTGGTTGTCAATCTGGGGCTGTCCCGCCACTGCAATGACGGCGCCGCAGAGAAAGAATACCAGCGCCTCTTTCGTCATGACGTACCTCTCTACGGGATCTCGATGACTGCCGGGGCCGCGCGATGCGCCGGGGCGGGTGTGCGTGCTCCCACCAAGTCAAGATGATGACACAGGGTCCCGGGGGAATTTCGGTATGTCGAAGAAATCACGCCGTTCTCAATTTGGGGTGACTTCCGACGATCCACCCGAAGCGGCGACCCGGGCACATCCGCGACTAGGGCGTCAGAACCTAGCGTTATTCGACCGGAGTAATCAGCGTCACTTCTGGAACGCGGTTTTCGGCGACTTTGTCCCGATGTCCGGGTTACCGCTGGTGTCTACACCTCTGAGTACACTATCCCGCTCCTGCGCGCGCCGCAGTGGACGGTACCGCGAACTGCTCTTTCGCGTCCCAGTCTGATGATCAGAACCGCTAGATCAAACCGGCCTCGCGCCGGTAGTGTTTCCGGGCCTTATTTCGGTTGCCGCAGTCAGCCATGCTGCACCACCGTCTGCTGCGGGCGTTGGAACGGTCTAAGAACAGCCAGCCGCAGCCTGCATCTTCGCATTGACGGACCAAACTGCACGAAACAGAGGTGAGAAGATCGGTTGCTGCCGTGAGGACGGGATAAAGCAAATAATCCGTTCGCCGCGCACCGGGGCGCCAGGCCCAGCGAACCTCCGCTCCCTCAATGGACAAACATCGCTTGGCGCTACAATCGTGCAACGCATCGCCAACTTGGGCCAGTGTGTCCGCCGGAATCGGGTCATCGGCTGCCACTGCACGAAACACCGCAAACAGTTGCTCGCGGATTGCGCGGATGCGCCGCAGCGACGCGGTCCCCACCAGGCGGCCGGAGTTGATTGCACCCCAGTCCGGCAGCTGAGCCTGGCTAGCCCACCGATGCACATCCTCGGCATGTTGCAGATGGTCCTTCTTCTTCCCGGGATCCGCTCGAAATGCGACCGTGTTGACGAAATCGAGCGCGAGGTTTCCGGCGACAAATTGATACCTGTACTCCCTGTTGTCCATGGCGGCGGTCCAGTATAACCTTATGATCGTATTCTAAGAGGTTATGATAGTCTAACGGTATCGCGGCACTTCATATGGTTACAACGGCAGCGACATCGATCGACGCGACACAACGCAAACTAATCGCCGGCATCGTGATCACGACGCTGCTGACCTTCGCTATCGTGATTGCCGACCTCGCGATGGGCGGCCGCCCCGATCCGCCGACGCTACGCGCCGCAGCTACCTTGCTCGATGGCGCCTGGCGATTTCATACCGGCGATGACCCGCACTGGGCGGCCCCCGATACAGACGATAACGATTGGGAGACCATCGATATGACCGCCTTGCCGGGCAGCCATGACGGCGATGTGGGTCTGCCCGACTACGTCGGCGGGTGGATGGCGCATGGTCATTCCGGCTATCGGGGCTATGCCTGGTATCGACGCGCGTTGGCTGTGCCAGCCGGACACGCGTCGTGGGACATCCTCGGGCCGACCCTCGTCGAGAACGGCTACGAACTCTATTGGAACGGTCAGTTGTTAGGCGGTTCTGGCCGGCTTGGCGCGGCTCCGCGCGTCGTCGGCACGCGACCGCTGCGATTTGCACTGCCCGCCGATGCCGCGGGAACTCGTGGCGTGCTCGCCGTCCGTGCCTACATGCTTCCTGGTTCAGGGGCCAGTGCAGACGGTGGCGGCATGCACAGCGCACCGATACTGGCTCCGCGGCCGATCAGCGATGGGCTCCACCGCGCGCAGTGGGCGCGAACGATCGCGGGCTACATCGTCGACGCGATCGAGCCGATCGCGATGTTGGCGCTCATGGGCTTGGCGCTCGCGTATCGGTCTCGCAGCAACCACAAGGGTTTCCTGATCTTTGCCAGCATCGCGCTTGCGCTCACGGCATCCAGGCGCCTCAACAATGCGATTGTCGCGTGGACTGATCTGCAAGATCTGACTACTTATGCATGGCTAGCGTCAGTGATGTGGGTGCCGGCAGTGGCCGCGTGGGCTTTGGCCTGGAACCGTTGGTGCCCGCAGCCGTGGCGAGGCATCGATGTGTCGGCTGCGGTGCTGGCCGTCGCAGCGACTATCGGCGCCGTGACCCATGCGGCGAGCCTGACACGGGGCAGCCGGCTGGGGTCTATCGGGTTGTTTGTCGTGATAGGCGCGCGCATTGTCCACAGCGGACCAATGCGAACCCTGTCGCTCGTCACGTTAGCCTCGATTTTGGCCGCATTATTCGGCGGCGAGTTACTGGACACGATCGGCGTGCCGGGCATCTGGTTTCCGTTCGGCATCGGCGTGTCGCGGACGCAGTACATTTACGCGATGGCCGTCCCGCTGCTGGCCTTTTTGATCGTACTGGCCTTGCCTTCAAAAGAGAACACATCGAAAGGCGATGCGGCGATGTTACGCAGTTGACCTCGCGATATCGTGGTGCCCGGTGAGCACAATGGGCATTGAGGCGGCTGCCTCGCCGTCGCGTCTGTTGTCCGCTTCTGCCGCTGGCCAGCGGCACGCGTGAAGCATTGAGTGGCTCGGCCTTGGCTCTCGTTTCAGGAGTGCGATAACGAGAATCACGGCTAGTGTGAAGGGTCGCCGTCGACCGTCGCCTACAAAGTTTCGGTCCGCTGGCCGGGCCTTCACCCTTCCGACGAAGTCAGTTTCAGAGGAAAAAAGAATACTTCTTTCCGGTGATGCCCGCCACGCCCTCGTTTTGAACATGGGCCGGTACTCGCCGGCTACTCGGAAGCAATCCACATGGCCATATAGTCGCCCATGCTGAGACGGGCCTGATACGGCGCTTTCGGAAGCTTGACCGTGGACAGGCGCCGCGCCGACTACTCCGTTGCCACCCCGCCTTCGCTTACGCTGGCCAGGAATCGCAGGAACGCGAGCCGCCGCTGGCAGTTCCGGCAGTATTTGTCCTTGCTCGCCTGCGCGTTGAGTACGTCACGGACGAACGTCATACCCTTTCCAGGGTGAACCCGATGACTCTGTCCGAAATAGCCTGGAGTATACGAGCCGAAGTCCACCCTGCAGAAATCGCAGAGAATGATCGCCGTATCGAAAACCAGAAACTCCGCGTACTTGTGCCGCCCCTCGGCCAGATGGACCAATTCGATGGGATCGGCTCCGCAATCCCAGCACGGGGCAACGTCTTGGGCTTCCAGAGGGGCGTAGCAGATCGGGCCATTGGTTTCACGCATGGAGGACTACTGCTCAGGGTACGCCCGAGGATAACGGCGGGTAAACGGGGTTGTTGCAGACGGGCCGGTCGCCGCGACATACAGTCGCCATCTTGCTGATCGGTCCGCGTGCTCCGAGTGATGCGGCCGGAACATGCGCAACCCGGAGGTTGGACGGACATAAGCCGGCTTCTCAGGAGTAATCCAGGCCCGCCTTTCTCCGAGTGGGCGACCATACGCCCGGAACGGCAGACCACATCTGCGAATAGGGCAAGATAACCGTCAACTTGATCAGCATCGCTAGGTTGGGAATGTGACACCGAAGGGTCACGACGCGCTAGTATATTCGCCAAGAGGCCTTCTGAATGACGTCCTGGCAGTTTTTTGTCCTCATCCTCCTCACCCCGCTCGCTCACGCACAGCCCCCCGCCTCCGACGCCGCCTTACGCGAGTACTACCAGCGTCGCGACGCCGAAGCCACCGCGCTCTACGGCCAGAAACAGTACGCCCAAGCCGCCGCCATCCACGAGGAACTGCGCGCCAATCCGGCGCTCACCCGCATGGACGACGCCATCGCGCACGTGCTCTACAACTTGGCCTGCGAGTATTCGCTCGCAGGCGAAAAACAAAAGGCCGTCAACACCCTGCGTGACGCCATCGCAGGCGGCACCGTGTCCGCCCAGACTATCCGCCAGGACAGTGACTTCGACCCCATACGCAACGATCCCGGCTATCAGAGGCTGCTTGCCGATCTCGACGCCACGGAGCGCCCCGCCCGTTTGCTATTCAACAGCCCCGCACTGCGCACGCCTTACCGCGAAGACCTCCCTGAGGACGAAAAGATCGCCGGCCTCTCTCGTATCTGGTCCGAGGCCAAGTTCAACTTCGTCTACTTCTTCCGCCTCGATGGGATCGATTGGGACGGTCTTTACCTCTCGTACCTCCCCAAAGTGCGCGCCACGAGGAGCACGATGGAGTATTACCAGTTGCTCGCCGAATTCACCGCCCGACTCAAGGACGGCCACACGGGCGTCAGCTATCCGCGCCAGCTCGGTCAGAAGCTCGGCTGGCCGCTGATCAACACCGCGCTGGTGGAAGGCCGCGTGTTTATCGCCAACGTGCGCGATCCTTCGCTTGCCGCGGACGGTATCGCGCGCGGCGTCGAGATCACTGCCGTCAACGGCGTGCCCGTGAAGCAGTACGGGGCCGAGCGGGTCGCCCCCTATCGAGGCGCCTCCACGCCGCAGAGTCTCGACATCGGAGTTTTCGAATCCTCGCTGCTGGGCGGGCCGCTCGATCAGAACGTGGAACTTACGCTCACCGATGCCGACGGCAAGACCTACGCGCGCTCGCTGCGCCGCACCACCGGCGCCGAGGCCGACAAATTCCCGCACGAGCCTTTCCGCGCCTTCGAATACAAGCTCCTGCCTGGCGACATCGCCTACGTGGCGCTGCGCAGCTTCGGCGACGACACCTGCTCCAAGCAATTTGCGACGCAGTTCGCCGAAATCCGCAAGTCCAGCGCCATCATCTTCGATGTGCGCGAAAACGGCGGCGGATCTAGCAGCGTCGGATGGGACATCCTTGGCTACCTCACCGACAAGTCGTTCCTGAGCACGCAATGGCGTACCCGGGAATACCGCCCAGCCGAGCGCGCCTGGGGCCAGATGGAGCGCTGGTATGGCGACTCCGGGCACCCGCTCCCTTCGCACACCGCCAACCCGTACCGCGGCCCCGTCGTGGTGCTCACCAGCCCGCGCACGTTCTCCGCCGCGGAGGATTTCGCCGCCGTCTTCGACGCCATGAAGCGCGGCACCATCGTCGGCGAGCGTACCGGCGGTTCGACCGGGCAGCCGCTCATCGTCCCACTGCCCGGCGGTGGCTCCGTCCGCATCTGCACCAAGCACGACCGCTACCCCGACGGCAAGGAGTTTGTCGGCGTCGGCATACAGCCCGGCGTCGCCGCCGCTCCAACCGTGGACGCCTTCCGTGCCGGCCGCGACACCGTCCTGGAAGTCGCGCTGAAGCTCCTGCAAGAGTGAAATCGCAGACACGCCCTCTTGATGGTTGAAGATTCGTGAGTTCAGATGATCGAGAACTCGCCTATACGACGAAGTGCCTTGGCAGCGATCTCGGGCTCTGGACGGTTTACGCGCAACCCGGAGGTTGGGCGGACATAAGCCGACTCCCCGGTACTAATCGCGTGGGTGAGCGCATTGGCGATTTCTCACAAATCGTTTTGGAGAGCAGCCTACCGCTCGAGTGAACGCAGTACTGAAGGCGCTCGAAGACTGAAAACCCACGGACAGAGCAATCTCTCCGATGGTCTTTGTTCCGCGGGAAAGCTCGTCTTTCGCCAAGGCGATTCTCCAGTTCGCCAGGTATTCAATAGGACCGAGCCCCATCACCGCCCGAAACCGAGTCGCAAACGTTGATCGCGAGACACCGGAGAGTCGTGCAAGCTCCGCCACCGTCCATGTGCGAGCGCCTTCGTGATGCATCGCTGATAGCGATTTCGCTATGACTGGATCTGCAAGACCGGAGAGTATACCTTTTGTTCCCGGTTTCAGCCGCAGCAGCTCGCTACGCAGCAGTTCCAGGAGGGTCAGTTCCATCAGCCGGCTGACGACGAGATCGCTGCCAGGTCCTGGATGCTGGCCTTCGGCATCGTTCATGCTGAGTAAGGAACGCAGGCGCCATGAGATCTGCTGGTCAGCCGCGATATGAATGAGAGAGGGAAGGAAGCTCCACAGCAGAGCTTCGTTTGTCGTGCCGAATACGAAACGACCACAGCGGAGCGTGGCACAGCGCCCCGTTGTCTCGCCAAGCACAAGCTCGGTGCTTCCTGTCGCTGCGACGATTGCCTCGCTGTCCTCCGGCTCAAGCCCTGAATCGGATGCCAGACAGAACGGCGACGAGGTCCGAATGAAAGCGAAGTCTCCGGTTCTCAGAAGAACCGAATCGTTATCGGAGCGTGTCAGCCGGCATTCCCCAGCTTCCACCCAGCAGAACAGAAGGTCATCCCGCTTGCGAAAGGAAACAGCCCATCTGCCGGTGCCCTTGATGCGTCCCCATAGCGTGGCCCGCGGTCTTAACAAACCGACCAGGTCGGCGAAAGGGTCCATACAGAATTGGACGCAAGATAAACGAATTCGGTGCAACGCTTATCGACGGTGTGAGTTGGACCCGATATTCTGAACCAGAGGGGAAAGCCGGCACTGTGCAGTGCCTGGCTCGCAAGTCTGCGAATCGCTCGGTTGAGGACGCGTTCGCAACCGGTGCCCGCTTACTGACGTGCGCGGTTCGCAACGGGCGGGGAACCGGGGCCCGCTTACTGACGTGCGCGGTTCGCAACGGGCGGGGAACCGGGACCCGCTTACTGACGTGCGCGGTTCGCAACGGGCGGGGAACCGGGGCCCGCTTACTGACGTGCGCGGTTCGCAACGGGCGGGGACCACTCCCTCACGGTCGTGGTTCGTAGCGGCTTCATCCGCTTTGGCGGCCCGCAGGGCCATGGTTGACTCCTCAATAAGAACATCAGTCAGGAGAAAAAGGGTATGCCATCGAAAGCAGTGGACCTCTACAAGCAGTACGCTAAAGCCTGGTCCGCGATCTCAGATCAAGAGCGTCGCAGTATCCTGGACCCCGTCCTGGAGACAGATATCATCTACCGCATTCCCAGGATGGAAGGAACAGGCCATCAGATCGTGATCAACGACATAAACGAATTTCAGGCGAAGTTCCCCGGAGGGCAGTTTGCCCTGCACAGCGTCTCTGAACACCACGACGTGGCACTGATGGAGTGGCAACTGATTCTTCCAGATGGGACGCCGGGCGTGCGGGGACACGATGCCATCCGCGTTACACCTGAAGGCAAGTTGGGACAGATCGTCACGTTCGCACCGTCCACGCTGGAGCCGCAGGCCTCATAGGTCAGACTCCGACGAACAGTCTCCACGCCAGCGGCCTCCGTTGAGAGGCCGCTGGCAACGTGCAGATGTGCCACATGGCGCTCGGCGAGCTCGGCTCCAGCATTCCCAACTAGATTGGGACCGACAAGGCCGGCCACTCGGAAGCAATCCGTCCAGGCGTTCTCAAGTGACGAGAACAGGCCAATGCGCCCTTGGAACGCGGCCTGTGTCCACTTGAATCATTGGTCCTGATAAGCGCGCCTAGAGCCTGCGCAACAATAACCACGCAGTTTCGGGAGCTTCGAAGAGGTGGGGCTGAAGCCCGACGCAGACTGAAGTCCGCCCCACAATGGGCTGTGGATGTGAAGTTATTGCTGAGCCGGCCCTTAGGGTGGAACGATGCCCAGCGCCCAGGGCCAGCCCAGGACCACTCCCCCCCCTCTGGCGACAGGGTGGGACTTTCGTGCGTCCGCCGAAGCAACTCCGGCACACTTCTGGCGTCACGCGGTCCAGGGGTGCACACCAGACGACCATGCTGGAACGTGAACACGGCGTCATAGTGGCCGCCCCGCATCCGCGCGCCGTGGGGGAGGCTGGGCCGCAGAACAATCAATTCCTCAGCGAGCTGCCGCGAGCGTGGCTGCGCGCTTTCGAAGGTACGGAGCGTCTTCATACTTTCCCTCCGATGGTGGGGGGCAAGGAACGCCGCGAGCAGGATGGGCAGCGCCACTGCGGATGCGATCCACAGCCGCTCTGCCGGGATGCCGCTTGCCCTTGCCAGGCGGAGAAGCAGACTCTCCAGAAGTCCTCGTGCGGTGACCAGCAGCACGGCCGCGTAGAGTGACCAGCCAGTTTCCCGTCCAACTAACCTAAAACAGGGTTCTGACTGCGGAATCGCGACACCGATCCAATCCATGATTCTGTCGACTACTCGACCGCCGTGCTATATTCTCTTGTGGGAATCCCAACAGAGCGCACCGGCATGAGAGAAAAGAACGAAGTCTGGCAGGGCACGCTGGCAATCATGGTGCT is a genomic window containing:
- a CDS encoding ABATE domain-containing protein; translation: MDNREYRYQFVAGNLALDFVNTVAFRADPGKKKDHLQHAEDVHRWASQAQLPDWGAINSGRLVGTASLRRIRAIREQLFAVFRAVAADDPIPADTLAQVGDALHDCSAKRCLSIEGAEVRWAWRPGARRTDYLLYPVLTAATDLLTSVSCSLVRQCEDAGCGWLFLDRSNARSRRWCSMADCGNRNKARKHYRREAGLI
- a CDS encoding S41 family peptidase, with protein sequence MTSWQFFVLILLTPLAHAQPPASDAALREYYQRRDAEATALYGQKQYAQAAAIHEELRANPALTRMDDAIAHVLYNLACEYSLAGEKQKAVNTLRDAIAGGTVSAQTIRQDSDFDPIRNDPGYQRLLADLDATERPARLLFNSPALRTPYREDLPEDEKIAGLSRIWSEAKFNFVYFFRLDGIDWDGLYLSYLPKVRATRSTMEYYQLLAEFTARLKDGHTGVSYPRQLGQKLGWPLINTALVEGRVFIANVRDPSLAADGIARGVEITAVNGVPVKQYGAERVAPYRGASTPQSLDIGVFESSLLGGPLDQNVELTLTDADGKTYARSLRRTTGAEADKFPHEPFRAFEYKLLPGDIAYVALRSFGDDTCSKQFATQFAEIRKSSAIIFDVRENGGGSSSVGWDILGYLTDKSFLSTQWRTREYRPAERAWGQMERWYGDSGHPLPSHTANPYRGPVVVLTSPRTFSAAEDFAAVFDAMKRGTIVGERTGGSTGQPLIVPLPGGGSVRICTKHDRYPDGKEFVGVGIQPGVAAAPTVDAFRAGRDTVLEVALKLLQE
- a CDS encoding AraC family transcriptional regulator, with the protein product MDPFADLVGLLRPRATLWGRIKGTGRWAVSFRKRDDLLFCWVEAGECRLTRSDNDSVLLRTGDFAFIRTSSPFCLASDSGLEPEDSEAIVAATGSTELVLGETTGRCATLRCGRFVFGTTNEALLWSFLPSLIHIAADQQISWRLRSLLSMNDAEGQHPGPGSDLVVSRLMELTLLELLRSELLRLKPGTKGILSGLADPVIAKSLSAMHHEGARTWTVAELARLSGVSRSTFATRFRAVMGLGPIEYLANWRIALAKDELSRGTKTIGEIALSVGFQSSSAFSTAFTRAVGCSPKRFVRNRQCAHPRD
- a CDS encoding Txe/YoeB family addiction module toxin produces the protein MKRQPKRVATFQPEFVQDLRYWVKSERGVAVRILDLVEAVMRDPFEGPGKPEPLKHVLAGCWSRRVTQEHRLVYRVADETIDFLQARYHY